The proteins below are encoded in one region of Saccopteryx leptura isolate mSacLep1 chromosome 1, mSacLep1_pri_phased_curated, whole genome shotgun sequence:
- the SELENOP gene encoding LOW QUALITY PROTEIN: selenoprotein P (The sequence of the model RefSeq protein was modified relative to this genomic sequence to represent the inferred CDS: substituted 3 bases at 3 genomic stop codons) produces the protein MLRSLGLALALCLLPWGGAESQEQSSRCKQPPAWSIGDQDPMLNSYGSVTVVALLQASXLFCIMQASSLEHLRVKLEKEGFSNISYVIVNHHGALSRLLYMHLKDSVSEHIPVYQQEENQKDVWTLLNGNKDDFLIYDRCGRLVYHLGLPFSILSFSYVEEAIKITYCEEKCGNCSVTTLEDEDFCKNVSLVTARNSTEAPEPRHQHGHGHGHSHGHGHRHWHEHVSNGQRSENQQPEAPSTHEHPPHLGLHDHHKLQGPQRQGQPVNXDVPGSDTRPLTSSQKKLXGKR, from the exons ATGTTGAGGAGTCTGGGGTTGGCCCtggctctctgtctcctcccctggGGAGGGGCGGAGAGCCAGGAGCAAAGCTCCCGTTGTAAGCAGCCTCCAGCCTGGAGCATAGGGGATCAGGACCCGATGCTGAACTCTTACGGTTCAGTGACTGTGGTCGCCCTTCTGCAAGCCAGCTGATTATTCTGCATTATGCAGGCGTCCAG CTTGGAACACCTGCGAGTAAAACTGGAGAAAGAAGGTTTTTCCAACATCTCCTATGTGATTGTTAATCATCACGGGGCCCTTTCTCGATTGCTATATATGCACCTTAAAGATTCCGTTTCAGAGCATATTCCTGTTTATCAAcaagaagaaaaccaaaaagaTGTCTGGACTCTCTTAAATGGAAACAAGGATGACTTCCTCATATATGACAG ATGTGGTCGCCTTGTCTATCACCTTGGCTTGCCTTTCTCCATCCTGAGTTTCTCGTATGTGGAAGAAGCTATCAAGATCACTTACTGTGAAGAGAAATGTGGAAACTGCTCTGTCACG ACGCTGGAAGATGAAGACTTCTGTAAAAATGTATCTTTGGTGACTGCGAGAAACAGCACAGAGGCTCCGGAGCCGCGGCACCAGCACGGGCACGGACACGGGCACTCGCACGGGCACGGACACAGGCACTGGCATGAGCACGTTAGCAACGGCCAGCGCTCGGAGAACCAGCAGCCGGAAGCACCGAGCACACATGAGCATCCCCCACATCTAGGCCTTCACGACCACCACAAGCTCCAGGGCCCCCAAAGACAGGGTCAGCCAGTGAACTGAGATGTGCCAGGAAGTGACACTCGACCACTCACTTCTTCACAAAAGAAACTCTGAGGAAAGAGATGA